CCTGCAAGCTGACGATTCCGTCCATCCTCCGGGGCACCAATTTCTCGATCGAACCGATCAGCTCGGCGGTTCGTCACATCTACTACTTCGATTGTGCTGAGCACCGGGTTATCGCCGACATCCTGATGAAGTCGGACGAGTGAGCCGAGATTCCACACCACCATGCGCTACAAAGTTCTGACTGTGGACGACTCGAAAACCGTCCGCATCATCGTCAAAAAGGCCTTCAAGCCTTTCGATTGTGAAATCTTCGAGGCCGCGAACGGCGTCGAAGGTCTCGCGGTCGCCGCGAAAGAATCGCCCGACCTTATTCTCCTCGATGTCACGATGCCGGTCATGGACGGCGTGGAGATGCTGACGAAGCTGAAGTCGGACCCCGCGCTCAAGGGCATTCCCGTCGTGATGCTTACCGCCGAAGGCGGCCGCGACAATGTGCTCAAGATCGCCAAGATCGGGGTGCGTGACTACCTGGTGAAGCCGTTCAAAGAGGATGTGCTCATCGAGAAGTGCAGCCGCGTCATCGACCTCAAGCCGATGAACGAGGGGCCGGCGAAGGCGAAATCGATTCTCGATCCGGCCGAACTGCTCATCGTTGAGGACAAACCGGCGATCGTGCAGCAGATCCAGGAGGGGTTGAAACATACGCCGTGGAAGATCAAGGGTGTGTCCACCCAGGCCGAGGCCGCCGACCAGATGTCGAAGGCCACGCCCGACCTGATCATGGTCAGTCTCTCGTTGCCCGAAGAGGCGGCGTTCACGCTCTTCCGCCTGATCCGGACCAACGTGAAGACCAAGTACACCCCGGTGTTTGCGCTCGTCGTGAAGACGGAAACGCAGCAGCAGCAGCAGGCGCAGACCGTCGGTTTCACGGCGATCATCACCAAGCCGATCGACACCCTCGACCTCGAGTCGAAGATCGCGAAGGCAATGAATCTCGACACGTCGCAACGCTATTACGCCATCGAGGGCGACATGATGGTGATGCGACTCCCCGAGCACTGCTCGCCCGCTGTGATCGCGGAGGCTGGGGCCTACCTGAAGCCGAAGTTCGCCGAAGCGGTCGATGCCGGCTTCAACAAGGTCGTGATCGACGTGCACCAGATCAAGTCGCTCCACATGGGCATCATCAAGCTGCTCTTTCAGGCGATGCAGACCTGTCGCGAACTCGCCATGCAGTTCGTGCTCGTCGGCAACGCCCAGATCATCTCGGAGTGCAAGGGCTTTGAGGATACGCGCGGCTGGACGTTCTACGACTCGCTCGAGGAGGCCAAAACCAACTTGAGCAAGGCCGTCGGCAGCCCAGCGCTCGCGTCCACCTGAATTTAGCCAGGGTGTGATGGATGAGGAACCTGTCGGGCTCGGCCCGCAGGTTCCTTTTTTGTGTCCACGCGTGGCGAACGCCGCTCGATGGGACTGAGCCGGCCTCGAGCCACGACCGCCGTGCGGTCGCGCCCGCCACGATGGCACGGGCAATAAAAAAGCCCGGTCCGCGGGGCGGACCGGGCGAGTGGGAAGGGGAATCAGGCGACGGCCTGGGCGATGGCCTGCACGGTCTCGGCGGCGACCACGCGGTCGATGTCGAGCAGGGTCTTCACGGCACCTTTCACCTTCGCCATGCCGAGGATGTACTCGGTGTTGACGCGGGTGCCGAACTCGGGCGTCGGCTCGATCTCGGTGGCCGAAAGGGTGACGACTTCCTCGACGCTGTCCACGATGAGACCCATCTGAACCGCCGCATCGTTGGGCAGGCGGACCTGGACGACGACGATGCAGGTGCGTTCGGCGAACTCGGCCTTGAGGCCGAACTTGACGCGCATGTCGACGATCGGAATCACCCGGCCGCGAAGATTGATCACGCCCTTAACGTAGTGCGGCATCTGCGGCACCGGGGTGATCTTCTGCATGCGGATGATCTCGCGGACCTTGAGCACCCCGATGCCATACGCCTCGTTCTCGAGGACGACGGTGAGGTACTTGCCGGAAAGGGACGAATTCGCGCTGGTGGCGGCGGGAGCAGTTGCAGTGGACATACGATGTATTTCGGAATTTCGGGCCGAACGTTGAGAAGATTCGCGCTGGCGAAGCCTGACTTCGTGGGCGGCAGCGGCCTGGTTGTGGGAGTGCCTAGAGTCAGCGCTGGCAGCTTGGTTACTTGCGTATGGAATCGGACAACGGAGGGCTGACTTTAGTCCCATGCCAGAAATCGGTTAACTTTAGGTGCTGCGCACCGATGAGGTGATGTCTCCCAGACCACCGGGACTACAATGGCCATTTCCTCCTCTCAATTCACCGCCATCGACGATGCGGTCAACCGGCTCGCGGCGGAGTCGATTCTTGCCCAGGTGGGCCGTGACGAAGGCTTGGTGCCTGCTTACAGCCTTTTGGGCGATCTGCGCGATTTCTGTGCGCCCGAGCCCGCGCTCCGCGACGCGATCGCCGCGGTGCAAAATGATCTCGAGAAGCTGTTGGACAAGGCGCAGCCGTTCGATGCCGCGAGCCTGGCGAAGGTCCGTGGCCTCGTGGAATGGCTTCCGGGCGCCTTGGCTGCAGTTCGGGGTGGGGAAGCCGTGCCGGCCCAGGGCCAAGCGGCCGCGCCGGCTGCTGCGGCGACTGCCTCTGCGCCGGTCGCGGCGGGCGACGGTGAGGGCGACGTCCTGCTCGACCTGCACCTGGACGAAAACCGGGAGCTGTTGGGCGAGTTCTACGCCGAGGCCGTCGATCACCTGCAGCAGATTGAAGCGGCACTGCTCGCCCTCGACCAGGAGCCGGACAATCAGGAGGCGCTGAATTCGATCTTCCGTTCGTTCCACACGATCAAGGGCAACGCCGGCTTTCTCGGATTGGTCCCGATGCAGCGTCTGGCCCACGAAGTGGAGTCTCTGCTCGACCTCGCGCGCAACCACCAGATCCAGCTCAACGCTGCGATCATCACGGAGATCCTCCGCAGTCGCGACGCGCTCCAGGCCCTTACCCAGCAGGTGGCAATCGCCCTCGAAAAGGGCCAGCTGCCTTCGCAGATCATTCCGGTCAGTCACTTGATTTCCGCCGTCAAACGTCTCGCGGCTTCGCCGCACGCGCCGGCGGCTCCCGCCCATGCGCCAGTGACTCCTCCCGCTGCTGCCTCGGCCGCGCCCGTTGCGACCGCTCCGGCGAGCGAGGTCGCTCCCGCGGCGGTGCCCGAAGCTTCGCCGGCGACATCTGCGGCCGAGGCCGCGGCGCCGGCCGCAGAGCTTGCTCCCGTGGTGCCAATGCCGGCCGGTGCGGCAACTGCGGAAAAGACCGTGGCCGCGGCACCGGACAAGAAGGCGACTGCTGGACCCGTGAAGATGGCGGCAAGCGCGACGGTGCGCGTGAACACCGAGAAGCTCGATTCGCTGATGGATGTCGTCGGTGAGCTGGTGATCGTGCAGAGCCAGCTGATTGAGTCCGCCCGACAGGAGGGGCAGATCAACACGACCTTGCAGCGCAACGTCGCGCAGCTTGGCCGCATCACGAAGGAGCTGCAGTCGACGGCGATGTCGCTGCGGATGATTCCGATCAAGCCGACGTTCCAGAAGATGGAGCGACTCGCGCGCGATCTCGCCCGCGATTTCGGCAAGAAGGTCGCGTTCGAGACGAGCGGTGAAGACACCGAGCTCGATCGCACGGTGGTCGAGGAGATCGGCGATCCGCTCGTCCACATGGTCCGCAACGCCCTCGATCATGGCCTGGAGACGTCCGCCGCCCGTATCGATGCCGGCAAACCCGAGGTGGGAACGGTCCGCCTGCGCGCCTACCATCAGGGTAGCAACATTGTCGTGGAATTGCAGGATGACGGACGCGGCATCGATCCGGCCAAGATCTACCGCAAGGCGGTCGAACGCGGCATGTTCCCCGACGGCACGGTGCTGAGCCGCGAGGAAACCCTGGCCCTCATCTTCGCCCCTGGTTTCTCGACGGCGGAAAAGGTGACGTCCGTCTCCGGCCGCGGCGTGGGCATGGACGTGGTGAAGCGCAACATCGAGCGCCTCCGCGGCAAGATCGAGATCGATTCCGAAGTCGGCAAGGGTTCGACCTTCAAGGTCAAGCTGCCGCTGACGATGGCGATCATTGACGGCCTGGTGGTTCGCGTTGGCGAGGATCGCTTCATCCTGCCCAGCACTTCGGTGCAGATGGCCCTCAGGCCCACGCGCGAGAGCATCACCTCCGTCCACGGCAAGGGAGAGGTCCTGGATCTGCGCGGCCGCTTCATCCCGGTGCACCGGCTCAACCGGCAGTTTGGAATTCCGGGCGACGCTGCCAACCCGTGGGAAGGTATCGTCGTCATCGTGGAAACGTCCGGCAAGGTCACCGCCCTGCTGGTCGACGAGATGGTCAGCAAGCAGGAGGTCGTCATCAAGAACCTCGGTGCTTACATGCAGAACTTGCCTGGCGTCGCCGGCGGAGCCATTCTCGGCGATGGCAACATCGCGTTGATTCTCGATCCAGGTTCCCTGCTCAACGCGGCGTAACCCGCCCGCCCGTGGCCAACACTGTTCCCCCAACCATCGACCAAGTCTGCGATCAGGCGCTTCGGCTGCCGTGTTCGCCGGCCCTCTTGCCGCGTCTCACCGCGGTGCTGATGTCCCCCGACAGCAGCGCCGACGAGATTGCTGACATCATCAAGCTCGATGCCGCGCTGGCGGCCTCGACGTTGCGCTTCGCCAATTCGGCGTTCTTCGCGAGCGTTCCGGTGGAGACGATCTCCGACGCCGTCGTCCGCCTCGGCATGCGGGAGCTCTACCGCTTGGCTGCGCTCGCGTTGGTGAGCCGTTGGGAAGCGGTGTCGTCGAGTGGCGAACCGGGAGATTTTTCGCGTCATGCGCTGTGCACGGCGCTCGCTTCGGAGGTGCTCGCGGAGACGAGCGAGCGGGTGGACCCGCAGTCCGCCTACACCGCCGGCCTGGTCTGCGATCTCGGGAAGCTGGCGGTGGCGCATGCGTGCGCCACGTTCTTCCCGGCCATCCGCAACCACTGCACCGCGCGTGGTGGCACGTGGGCGCAGGCGGAGAAGGAAGTGCTCGGCTACACCCATGCCGACGTCGCGGCGCGTTTGCTCGCGGCCTGGAAGTTCCCCCCGCTGCTGACCCAGGTGGTGGAGTGGTGCGAGCGGCCCCGCGAGGGTCCGGCCGACGCGCTGCCGCTGCTTGCCCATCTGCATGCTGGCAAGTACATCGCGACCTCGTTTGGGCCAGGCGTGGCCGAGGAGGGATTCCTCTTTGAACTCGATTCGGCGTTCCTGCTGGAGTGGGGCTTCACGCCCGAGCTTCTCCAGGAGACGATGGCGATCGTGCACGACCGCGCGAAGCAGCGGCTGCAGCACCGTCTGACGCACGGCGCGATGGCGATGTAGCCCGCCCTGCCGCGCCGCGCCTTTGTGCGCAGGCGCGGGCGTGCGATCCGTACTCGTGACACAACGCGCAGCGCGATCCTTGATCGCGTAGTGCGGGCCCAATCGAGTGCGCGGCTCAGGCCGCGAGTGAGACCGAGCTGTTCCCCGTCGGCATCTTCATGCTCACCTCACCGGTTCCTACGTTCAGGTGCACGGTGCGGTTCACCGTGCCACCGACGGCGGTGCAGCGAATGCTGAAACCGTTCTTCGCCAGGAAGGCGCGGGCCGCGGCAATGTTGCGCTCGCCGATCTTGAAGGTGTCAGTGTCGCACAGGACGTTGGCGCCGCCGGCGAGAAAGATGCGCAAGCGGGAGAGGTCACAGCGCACGCCGACCAGGGAGCGAAAGAGCAGGGGCAGGCCGGTATCCGCGAACATCGCCGGCTGGGCCGCCGCCTTCTCCGGAGAGATCTTGGATTCCGGAAGCATCAGATGCAGCAGGCCCCCTGCCACGGCGACCGGATCATATGCCACCACGGCCACGCAAGAGCCGAGGGCGTACGTGCTGAGGGTGATTTGGGAGTTGTTCGAAACGCCCATGTCGCCGACACCCACGACAACCCGTTGGGCGAACAGAGCGGAAATGCTGGGTGATCCCATGGTGCAGGTACGTGGTGGGAGGACGGTGTGGGTTGCGCCGAGGGAGGGTGGGGTGGCCGACGGAGTGGGGACCCGGTCGGTCGTCGCCTGGGCGGGAACGGGAGATCAGGTGTAGACGAGGAGGCGTTGGCTGATGGGCGTCGTCTTGTCGTGGCTGCGAATCTTGGCGATGGTTGCGCTGCTCAGCGGCTGCCCCTCCCCGATGAGGAGGAGGCCATGCGGACTGTAGATCCCGTTGGCGAGAATCATGCCGGGCTCGAGTTCATCGAGCATGATCTCGCGCACCTGCTTGGGCAACTGGACGAGATTGGCGACCTTGAGGAAGAGCCGCACCGCCTCCGGGTCGTAATCGGTGCCGGACTTCGCGAGCAGGGCGTCGATTGAGGCAGTCTTCGACAGGCCGGATTCCACAAAGCCAACCGCCACGGCGAGACACCGGGCGGGCCAGGGGATGCCATCGCCGGCCAGGCCATCCGGATACCCCCGGCCGTCGTAGCGCTCGTGGTGCGCGCGGATGACCTCGCCGACCTCGACGTTGGAGTCGACGAGGGAGGCGAGCGTCTGACTGTAGATGGGGTGATTGTGGAGCATCCCGCGCTCGCGGTCGGTCAACTGGTCGGACTTCGTGCGGAAGGCACGCAGCATCTCGCGCGGGACACCGATCAAGCCGAGGTCGCAAAGCCAGGCGGCGGCGCGAAGGGCGTGCCTCTCCTTGGCGGTAAATTTGTCCGTCGCCGCCATCTGGGTGGCAAACTCCACGAGTGCCTTAGCCTGGCCGCCGAGGATGGGATCGTAAGTGGTCAGGATGCGACGGCAGAGCTCGAGCGAGTTCTCGTAATTGGCCGCGAGTTCGTGGTTCGCCGCGTCGAGATGCTGGCGCTGCTTCTCTAGATCCTGGACCTTCACCTCGAGGGCGGCGTTGGCCTCGCGCAGGCGTTCATTCAGCCGCTGGGTTTCGGCCTGCAGCGCCTCGTTGTGCGTCACGAGCTCGTGCCGCTGCACGGCGTTGCGCACCGTCGCGATGAGTTCCTCGCGCAGCCATGGCTTCGCGATGAACCGGAAGATTTCGCCCTTGTTGATCGCGTCGACGATCGTCGGCAAAGCGAGCACCGCGGTGATCAGGATGCGGGACGCGTATGGCCGGATCTGGCGGCTCTCCACGAGAAATTCCAGTCCCATCATCTCCGGCATGCGCTGGTCGGAGATGATCACCGAAAAGTCCCGCTCGGCCAGGATCTCCAGCGCCTTGCGCGGGCTGGTGCACGCGACGACGGGAAATCCTTCGCGCTCGAGCGTCACTTTGAGCGCCGTCAGCACGACAGGCTCATCGTCGACGACCAGAATCTGCGAGGTGCTCGCGGGCGCCTTGGCGGGCTGGCTGGGAACGGGGCCGCTGCCGGTGGGCTGGGAAGGGACGATCATGGCGTGGGGGCGTGGTCGAAGGGCGGGCGGGAGCCCGACTCGTGATGGCGGATAATGAAATCAGCCACGCGATCAATGGCCAGCTGTCGTTGCGCCCCGCCATTTTCCCAAGCTGCACGCGGCATGCCGTAAACCACACTGCTGGCCTCGTCCTGGGCAAACGTGACCGCGCCCTTTTCCCGGAGCTTGAGCAAGCCCTCGGCGCCGTCGCGTCCCATGCCGGTCAGCAGGCCGGCCAGGGCATGCGTGCCCGCGCCGGTGTCGGCGGCCGACTTGAAGAGAATGTCCACCGCCGGTCGCTGATGCCACACCGGCGGACCACCGGTGACGCGCACCTGATAGTGATCGTGCACCCATTGGACGATCATGTGGAAGTTTCCGGGCGCGACCAGCGCCAGTCCGGGACGCAGGATGTCGCCATCGACGGCTTCGCGGACCTCGAATTGGCAGAGTTCGTTGAGCCGGTCGGCGAACGTCTTTGAGAACACCGGCGGGATGTGCTGCACGATCGCGATGCCCGGCAGCCCGCCGGGGAGGCGCGTCAGGACCGTGCGCAATGCCTCGGTGCCACCGGTGGAGGCGCCGAGCAGAATGATGTCGCGCGTGGTGGACACCCGGGGCGAACTGCGTCGCAAGGGCGCATCGGCGACCGGGACGGTGCCGCGCCGGACGCGCGCGCCGCGGGTGGCCTTGATGCGCTCGATCAACTGTGGGCCCAGATCGCCAAAGGAGTAGGGGCCGCCGGGCTTGGAGAGGACGTCGAACGCTCCGAGGCGCAAGGCATCCAAAGCGTGCTGCGATCCCTGGGCGGTGACCGAACTCATCACGATCACCGGCATCGGACGCTGTTCCATCAGGATCTTGAGGAACGTGAGGCCATCCATCCGCGGCATTTCGATGTCGAGGGTGATGACGTCCGGATTGAGCTGCGTGATCTTGTCGCGGGCGACGTAGGGGTCGATGGCGGTGCCGACCACCTCGATCTCGGGATCGTTCTTGAGGGCGTCGGTCACGAGTTTCCGCACCATGGCGGAATCGTCGACCACGAGCACACGTATGGGAGGGAGAGGCATGATCAGAGGGGTTTCCGATACACGGCTGGCTTGATCGGCTGCAGCGTGTGACGCATCTGCGTGAGGCTTTCGGAGTGCCCAACGAAAAGGTAGCCGCCGGGAACGAGGCGCTTTGAGAGTCGGGAGACCAATTCGTTTTGGGTGTCCCGATCGAAATAGATCATCACGTTCCGGCAGAAGATGACCTGGAACGGTTCGCGGAACGGTGGCTCGCCCTCGAGCAGGTTGAGGTGATGGAACGACACGCGGTCGCGGAGTGAGGACTTGACCCGGTAGTAGCCTTCCTGCGGCCCGAAGCCGCGCTGAAAGTAGGTCCGGATCACCTGGCTGGGCATCCGGGAAACCGTCTCGCCGGTGTAGATCGCCGCCTCCGCCTTGGCCAGGACCCGGTGGGAGATGTCGGTCGCCTCAATCTGCCAGGGAAAGTCGGGCATGCACTCGGCCAGCGTGATCGCGAGGGTGTACGGCTCCTCACCGGACGAACACGCGGCGCTCCAGATCCTAAATTGCGACCAACGCTCCTCCCGTGCCCGACCGAGCATCTCCGGCACGACGGTGTCGCGCAGGAAGTCGAAATGGGCGGCTTCGCGGAAGAAGAACGTGTGGTTCGTCGAGATCGCGTCGATCAGGTGCTCCAACTCCTCGCCGGCGGCTCCGCTCTGGAGGAGTTCACAATACGCTGTGACGGTGGGAATCTTCGTTGCCCGCAGGCGCTTCCCCAGCCGAGCGGACACCAACTGGCGTTTGTCCTGGCTGAGATTGATGCGACTGCGCGCGTAAACGAGCTGGCGGATGAATTCAAACTCACTGTCCCTCATGAGGAATATCCCTGGAGTAATCGGCACGAAAGACAGGCAATGAAACGCCGATAACATGATTCTGCCGTGGGTTTGGAATCGAGGCGGCAGAATTTTCCGCCTCGTCGCCACCTAAGTCCGAAAGGGTCACGCCGTGGTGGCGCATGATCTGTATCACACGTTCCAATAGATTGTTGTGGGCGACGTCCGCCCGCTGGCACCGGCTCTGCTCAAACGCGGGCCATGATCGATCCCATCTTCCAATCCGACAACTACCAGTTGGCGCGGAAGCTCCTGGACGCATCGGTCCTTCGCCATGAGGCCATCGCCACCAATATCGCCAACGCGGAGACGCCTGGTTTCCGTCGGCTTGATGTTGCTCCGGACTTTGCCGCCCAGCTGAAGGCCCGGGTGGCGGCGGGCGATCTCGCGGCCACGGCCGACACCATCAACCCTCGCCTCGCCGAGGACCATACTGCCCGCAGCGTGCGACCGGATGGCAATACGGTCGAGCTGGAGCGCGAACTCGTGGCGATGGATCGGAATTCGGTGGAGTACGAGTTCCTGACCGAGCTGGTCTCGAACAACCTCAAGCAACTCAAAGTCGCGATCACCGGTCGCTCGGTCTGATCCCCCTAAGCCCTGACGCCGCATGAACCTGATCGCTGCCGTCGACATCACTTCGGGTGCGCTGAACGCCCAGAAGACCCGCCTCGATATCGTTGCCCAGAACATCGCCAATGCGCAGACCACACGGACCCTCGCCGGCGGCCCCTATCAGCGGCAGGTCGTTTCCTTTGAGTCCGAACTGGTTCGTCAAACCGGCAGCGGCGGGGCTGGACTCCAATCGGTGCGCGTCTCGGGCATCACGCCGGACCGCACGCCGGGGCAACAAGTCTACAACCCGCAGCATCCGGACGCTGGCCCCGACGGCATGGTCACGATGCCCAACGTGAACCTGTCCTACGAAATGGTGGACCTCATCACCGCCTCCCGGGCCTACGAGGCCAACCTCGCGGTGGTGAAGAACGCCCGCCAGATGGCGGTGAAGGCACTCCAGATCGGCAAGTAAGCCCGGCCGCCCCGCCTCAACCGCCCAACCCGCTCCTCTTATGTCCCTGATCGGCTCCATCAACCCGCTTTCCGCCTCGCCGCTCACCCGGATCGAAACCACCCAGCCGAAGATCGCCGTCGGGTTGTCCGGCGCGGGCAAGACTGCTCCCACCGAGAGTTTCGGGCAGGTCCTCGACGAGGTGGTCTCCACGGTTCAGACCAAGCAGGACGCGGCGCAGGATATCACCCGCAAGGTGCTGCTCGGCGAGACCGACCAACTGCACCAGGGGATGATCGCGATGCAGGAGGCGTCCGTGGCCTTTTCCATGATGGTCGAGGTGCGCAACAAGCTCGTCGAATCCTACCAGGAGCTGATGCGCATGCAGGTGTGAGTTCTACCCCACGATTCCCTCCACCTCCTGATCATTTTGGTCTCCCTCTAGATGAAGAATTTCGCGCAATCGCTCCTCGAACTCTGGAAACACCTGGGCGTCAACCAGCGTGTCTCCCTGATTGTCGCAGCCGTTGCCGTCATCGGCGGCCTCATCGGCGTCACGCTGTGGTCCCAGCGCCCCGACTACCAGCTGCTCTATGCCCGCATGGGCGACAAGGACGCCGCCGCCGTCATCAGCTATCTGCAATCGCAGAACATCCCGCACAAGGTGACCGCCGGCGGCAGCGCGGTGCAGGTGCCGTCGAGCGCGGTCTACAAGCTGCGCATGGAACTCGCCGGCAAGGGGCTTCCGAGTGGCGAAGGCGTGGGCTTTGAGATTTTCGACAAGGGACAGTTCGGCCTCTCCGATTTCGTCCAGCGTACCAATTATCTCCGCGCGGTGCAGGGCGAACTCGGCCGCACCATCATGCAACTGCAGGGCGTGCGCAGCGCGCGCGTCATGATCGTGCAGCCTGAAAACCGCCTGCTGCTTACCGAGCAGGGCGTCAAATCGACCGCCTCGGTCTTCGTCGACGTCGGTGGCGGCAAGCTCGAGATCGACCAGGTCAACGCGATCCGGCATCTCGTCGCCAATGCGGTGCAGGGGCTCGCGCCCGACCAGGTTGCG
This genomic window from Opitutus sp. ER46 contains:
- a CDS encoding response regulator codes for the protein MRYKVLTVDDSKTVRIIVKKAFKPFDCEIFEAANGVEGLAVAAKESPDLILLDVTMPVMDGVEMLTKLKSDPALKGIPVVMLTAEGGRDNVLKIAKIGVRDYLVKPFKEDVLIEKCSRVIDLKPMNEGPAKAKSILDPAELLIVEDKPAIVQQIQEGLKHTPWKIKGVSTQAEAADQMSKATPDLIMVSLSLPEEAAFTLFRLIRTNVKTKYTPVFALVVKTETQQQQQAQTVGFTAIITKPIDTLDLESKIAKAMNLDTSQRYYAIEGDMMVMRLPEHCSPAVIAEAGAYLKPKFAEAVDAGFNKVVIDVHQIKSLHMGIIKLLFQAMQTCRELAMQFVLVGNAQIISECKGFEDTRGWTFYDSLEEAKTNLSKAVGSPALAST
- a CDS encoding chemotaxis protein CheW; amino-acid sequence: MSTATAPAATSANSSLSGKYLTVVLENEAYGIGVLKVREIIRMQKITPVPQMPHYVKGVINLRGRVIPIVDMRVKFGLKAEFAERTCIVVVQVRLPNDAAVQMGLIVDSVEEVVTLSATEIEPTPEFGTRVNTEYILGMAKVKGAVKTLLDIDRVVAAETVQAIAQAVA
- a CDS encoding chemotaxis protein CheA, whose translation is MAISSSQFTAIDDAVNRLAAESILAQVGRDEGLVPAYSLLGDLRDFCAPEPALRDAIAAVQNDLEKLLDKAQPFDAASLAKVRGLVEWLPGALAAVRGGEAVPAQGQAAAPAAAATASAPVAAGDGEGDVLLDLHLDENRELLGEFYAEAVDHLQQIEAALLALDQEPDNQEALNSIFRSFHTIKGNAGFLGLVPMQRLAHEVESLLDLARNHQIQLNAAIITEILRSRDALQALTQQVAIALEKGQLPSQIIPVSHLISAVKRLAASPHAPAAPAHAPVTPPAAASAAPVATAPASEVAPAAVPEASPATSAAEAAAPAAELAPVVPMPAGAATAEKTVAAAPDKKATAGPVKMAASATVRVNTEKLDSLMDVVGELVIVQSQLIESARQEGQINTTLQRNVAQLGRITKELQSTAMSLRMIPIKPTFQKMERLARDLARDFGKKVAFETSGEDTELDRTVVEEIGDPLVHMVRNALDHGLETSAARIDAGKPEVGTVRLRAYHQGSNIVVELQDDGRGIDPAKIYRKAVERGMFPDGTVLSREETLALIFAPGFSTAEKVTSVSGRGVGMDVVKRNIERLRGKIEIDSEVGKGSTFKVKLPLTMAIIDGLVVRVGEDRFILPSTSVQMALRPTRESITSVHGKGEVLDLRGRFIPVHRLNRQFGIPGDAANPWEGIVVIVETSGKVTALLVDEMVSKQEVVIKNLGAYMQNLPGVAGGAILGDGNIALILDPGSLLNAA
- a CDS encoding HDOD domain-containing protein yields the protein MANTVPPTIDQVCDQALRLPCSPALLPRLTAVLMSPDSSADEIADIIKLDAALAASTLRFANSAFFASVPVETISDAVVRLGMRELYRLAALALVSRWEAVSSSGEPGDFSRHALCTALASEVLAETSERVDPQSAYTAGLVCDLGKLAVAHACATFFPAIRNHCTARGGTWAQAEKEVLGYTHADVAARLLAAWKFPPLLTQVVEWCERPREGPADALPLLAHLHAGKYIATSFGPGVAEEGFLFELDSAFLLEWGFTPELLQETMAIVHDRAKQRLQHRLTHGAMAM
- a CDS encoding chemotaxis protein CheD; this translates as MGSPSISALFAQRVVVGVGDMGVSNNSQITLSTYALGSCVAVVAYDPVAVAGGLLHLMLPESKISPEKAAAQPAMFADTGLPLLFRSLVGVRCDLSRLRIFLAGGANVLCDTDTFKIGERNIAAARAFLAKNGFSIRCTAVGGTVNRTVHLNVGTGEVSMKMPTGNSSVSLAA
- a CDS encoding HD domain-containing phosphohydrolase, coding for MIVPSQPTGSGPVPSQPAKAPASTSQILVVDDEPVVLTALKVTLEREGFPVVACTSPRKALEILAERDFSVIISDQRMPEMMGLEFLVESRQIRPYASRILITAVLALPTIVDAINKGEIFRFIAKPWLREELIATVRNAVQRHELVTHNEALQAETQRLNERLREANAALEVKVQDLEKQRQHLDAANHELAANYENSLELCRRILTTYDPILGGQAKALVEFATQMAATDKFTAKERHALRAAAWLCDLGLIGVPREMLRAFRTKSDQLTDRERGMLHNHPIYSQTLASLVDSNVEVGEVIRAHHERYDGRGYPDGLAGDGIPWPARCLAVAVGFVESGLSKTASIDALLAKSGTDYDPEAVRLFLKVANLVQLPKQVREIMLDELEPGMILANGIYSPHGLLLIGEGQPLSSATIAKIRSHDKTTPISQRLLVYT
- a CDS encoding chemotaxis response regulator protein-glutamate methylesterase, translated to MPLPPIRVLVVDDSAMVRKLVTDALKNDPEIEVVGTAIDPYVARDKITQLNPDVITLDIEMPRMDGLTFLKILMEQRPMPVIVMSSVTAQGSQHALDALRLGAFDVLSKPGGPYSFGDLGPQLIERIKATRGARVRRGTVPVADAPLRRSSPRVSTTRDIILLGASTGGTEALRTVLTRLPGGLPGIAIVQHIPPVFSKTFADRLNELCQFEVREAVDGDILRPGLALVAPGNFHMIVQWVHDHYQVRVTGGPPVWHQRPAVDILFKSAADTGAGTHALAGLLTGMGRDGAEGLLKLREKGAVTFAQDEASSVVYGMPRAAWENGGAQRQLAIDRVADFIIRHHESGSRPPFDHAPTP
- a CDS encoding protein-glutamate O-methyltransferase CheR; its protein translation is MRDSEFEFIRQLVYARSRINLSQDKRQLVSARLGKRLRATKIPTVTAYCELLQSGAAGEELEHLIDAISTNHTFFFREAAHFDFLRDTVVPEMLGRAREERWSQFRIWSAACSSGEEPYTLAITLAECMPDFPWQIEATDISHRVLAKAEAAIYTGETVSRMPSQVIRTYFQRGFGPQEGYYRVKSSLRDRVSFHHLNLLEGEPPFREPFQVIFCRNVMIYFDRDTQNELVSRLSKRLVPGGYLFVGHSESLTQMRHTLQPIKPAVYRKPL
- the flgB gene encoding flagellar basal body rod protein FlgB translates to MIDPIFQSDNYQLARKLLDASVLRHEAIATNIANAETPGFRRLDVAPDFAAQLKARVAAGDLAATADTINPRLAEDHTARSVRPDGNTVELERELVAMDRNSVEYEFLTELVSNNLKQLKVAITGRSV
- the flgC gene encoding flagellar basal body rod protein FlgC, which encodes MNLIAAVDITSGALNAQKTRLDIVAQNIANAQTTRTLAGGPYQRQVVSFESELVRQTGSGGAGLQSVRVSGITPDRTPGQQVYNPQHPDAGPDGMVTMPNVNLSYEMVDLITASRAYEANLAVVKNARQMAVKALQIGK
- the fliE gene encoding flagellar hook-basal body complex protein FliE yields the protein MSLIGSINPLSASPLTRIETTQPKIAVGLSGAGKTAPTESFGQVLDEVVSTVQTKQDAAQDITRKVLLGETDQLHQGMIAMQEASVAFSMMVEVRNKLVESYQELMRMQV